CGTCGAGCGCGATCAGCGTATCGTCGAGATTTTTCTGCGCGCTCGCATCGACGCCCTTGAGGCGGCGCGCGATTGCATCGTTGACGTTGGCGACGGCCTTCAAAACGCCCTTGCCGCCGTATCGTTTCGCGTCGCCGTCGCGCAGTTCGAGCGCCTCGTGCACGCCGGTGGACGCGCCCGACGGAACCGCCGCGCGGCCAAGCGCGCCGCCGCTTAAACGCACGTCAACTTCGATCGTTGGATTGCCGCGCGAATCGAGAATCTCGCGCGCCTTGATTTCGGTGATGTCTGTCTTGGTGCTTGCCACCATCTCTCGTCCTCGCCGCATAACAACGGAAGGCTTCGCATTCTAGAGCACCGCGATCACCTTGTCACGAAGCGAATTCTGATTCGCGCTGCGGCTATGGATTAGATCGCGCCGGAATCGCGTAGCGCGCCGATTTCCTCCCAGCTATAGCCAAGCTCGAGCAGAATTTCCTCGGAGTGCTGGCCGTGTTCGGGCGGCATCCGCGCCTCGGTGGTGACTTCGCCGTTCATCGTGACCGGCGTTCCCGAGACCAGCACTTTGCCCGCGACCGGATGATCGAGTTCGAGCAGGTAACCGTTGACGCGCGCCTGCTCGCTCTTGAGCATCGTTTTGTAATCGACGACTTCCGTCGCGAGGATGTCGGCGTCGGTGAGTTCTTTGAGCCATTGCTGGCTGGTCTTCTTCGGGAAAATTTCGTCGAGCACTTTCTGAATCTTGTCGCCGTGGAAATTCCGGATCACGTTGTCGGAAAACTCGGGATCCTTTTCCAGATGCTGGATTCCAAGAATCCTGCAGAACGACGGCCAGCGCTTTTCATCGACGCCCGCGATACAGATGTGGCCGTCGCTGGTCGGGAACGCGCCCCACACGCCGTGCAAAAATTGATGCCCGCGGCCCGCGCGCTCCGGTTCGACGCCGCTGATCGACGTGTAGTTGATCTCCATCCCCTGCATCGCGATCATCGTGCCGTAAATCGAGGCGTCCACTTTCTGTCCCTGGCCGGTTCGCTCCCGCGCGAACAGCGCCGCGAGAATTCCGTTGGCGAGGCTGAGCGCGCCCGAATGATCGGCGATAAACATCCCGGCCGCGAGCGGCGGATCGTTTGGCATCCCGGTTTTCGCCATCACGCCGCTGGCCGCCTGCGCGAGCGTGTCACGGCTAGGGCGCGTGACCCACGGCCCCTTTGGTCCCCACGAACTCCCCTGGCCATACACGATGCGCGGATTCAATTTGCGCGCGTCTTCGTAGCCGAGACCGAGGCGATCGAGCACGCCGGGCCGATAGTTCGTCACCAGCACGTCGTACGATTTCAGCATCCGGCGGACCATTTCGATCGCGTCGGGTTTTTTGAGATCGGCGGTGATGCTGCGTTTGCCGCGATTCATCGCGATGAAGTAATGCGACACGGTCGGGTTCTTCACGTCGGGCCCGCCGATCAGCGAAGTCAGCATCCAGCGGCTCAAATCGCCGGTTTCCTTGTTTTCGATTTTGATGACATCGGCGCCCATGTCGGCCAGGAACAGCGATGCGAACGGTCCCTGAATTTCCTGCGCGATTTCGACGACTTTGATTCCTTCCAGTGGCTTGCTCATTTCGACACCCGCTAAACGGTCGTTCAAATTGACGGACGCGCGGGCATTATCATGCGTACCGGCGCGCGATCTCAAGGGTTGTCGCGCGCGGCTTTGGGCTCGCCTCGCCGATACCGTAAGCTCATCGCCGATGGAACCGAGCATCTACGAGTATCCGGAAATTTTTCGCCACGCCCATCTCGAAAGTCCCGGCGAAATTCCCGCCGAAGTCGAATTTCTGAAACTGATCTTGGCGCGCCACATCAAACGGCCAGTGCGCCGCATGCTCGATATCGGATGCGGCGATTCGCCGCACGGGGTGCGGATTGCGCGCGCGGGAATCGAAGTGGTCGGCATCGATCGCTCGCGCGAAATGATCGCGGCGGGACGAAAGAACTCGCGCGATTTGCCGAACATCCGCTTTTATCAGCGCGCGATCGAAAAATTCAGCCTGCCGGAACGGCCTTTCGATGCCGCAATTTTCATGTGCGAGACATTTCCGGTGATCGCCACCAATGCCGACCTGCTGTCGCATCTGAAGTCGGTCGGAAAGCTGATGCGCCGCGGCGGGATTTATTGCATCGATATCGATCGCCAGGATATCGAACGCCGCCCGCGCCGTCGCAAGCTGTGGCGCAAGCGCGACGCGTCGGCGCGCGGGATCCCGCTCAAGATTCGCGAATTCAACCGGCCGCTCCCGTGGCACTCGCCGCTGCACTCTATCTATGAACTCGAATGCGCGATCGAATTCCCCGCAGGACGCGTCGTCACCCGCGATTTGATTCCGGTGCGGTTCACGTTGCCGAGCACGCTCGAACTTGCGGCGCTCGCGTCCGGGATGTTCGAGATGGCGGCAGCATACGCGGACTTGTCGTTCGACAAACCAATCGAGCAATGCCGCTACCGATGGTGGGGCGTCCTGAAAAGAGTGTGACCGCTACTTCGAATGATGACGCGTGCTGGCGAGATGCTCGACGATGTCGAGCGCGTGCGGATGCCATCGGTCGCCGAAATGCAGGATGTGAATCGAGGCCAGCTCGACGGTCGGCTGCGCGCCTGAGAGCTTGCGCACAATCGCGCGGATAACGCCGCGATGCGCCACCACCAACGCGTCGTGCGGCTCGCGATCTTCAGCGTGAGCGCGGTGCGCCGTCCAAATCTCGAGCATCCGATCGACGCCGCGCTCGACGCGTTGGACAAACGCCGTGCGATTCTCGCCTTCAGGATAAGTGTATCCGGGCGCGAGCCGATCGAGATTCCAGCGGGCGAACTCCTCGGGAAAACGTTCGCTGATCTCACCGGCGGTGAGGCCCTCGAACAATCCGAAATGCACTTCGGCGAAATCGTCGATAATGTCGAGCGCGGTCGAACCGCCCGCGATGATGCGTGCGCTCTCTGATGCGCGCATCAACGGACTCGAGAAAATGCGCGAAAACGGCGCGCGCTCGCGGACCGATTCGAGGTGGATGCGAGCGGCGCGCATCTGCGCGCGCCCCAGGTCGGACAGCGCGATGTCGTTGCGCCCGTGGTAGCGGATACTCGACTCGCCTTCGGTCTCTCCGTGGCGAACCAGGAACAATCTTGCGCCGTGCTCCGATGTGATTTTCATGTCGGCGAAATCGCGCGCGGCGCTCTAGTCGGAATCGAAAATCGGATTCATCACCAAACCAGTCAGCAGCTTGGGATAAAAGTAGGTGGACTTTTCAGGCATCGTCGCGCCGGCGTCGCTGACTCGTTCGACATCCTGAATCGATGGCGGCGTCATGATGAACGCGCCGTCGGCGCGTCCTTGCGCAACCGCGCCCAGCGCGCCGCCGGTTTCGATCGTGTACTCGATATTGCCGCCCTTGCGGACCTCGCCGGGCTTGATTCCGAAGATTTGATCGAGAATCAAAGCGTGCAGCACGGAAACGTCGAGCTCGCGGACCTCGCGCGGGATTCCGGGCAGCGCGGATTCGAGCGCGGCGCGATCGCGCAGGCGCAGAATAAAAAAATTGCGGGTGCCTTTCAGCGCGACGCCGATCGTGCCGTGCGCGGCCTCGTCCATCTTCGCGCGAAACGCATCGCGCTTGGCGATCTCCTCGACGTCGAAGTTCTCGCGCGCATGCTCTGCGAATAGCGCAATCGCGTCAGCCGCCAGCGACTTCACCACGCGATGCGTCGGCAGGATTACCAGACCCGGATCGTCGCAGGCAACCAGCGTCATCATCGTATAATCGTACGGCCGCGGCTCGCTCGACGGATTGGCGGCGCTGCGTTCGCGGCGATAGTTGAGCGCGGTCTCATAACGATGGTGTCCATCCGCGATCAGAATCCGCGACGATTCGAGTTCGCGCTGAATCGCCGCAATTTCGCCCGGTTGATCGATCGCGCGCAACTCATTGCGCATCCCGAGGTCGTCTTCGAAGTCGAACAGAGGCTCGCGCGCCGCGACCGATTCGCGCAGGCGATCCAGCTCAGGATGCGCGCCCGAATACAGCCCGAAGATCGAGCTGGTGTTCACTGCGATCGCTTGCAGCA
The window above is part of the Candidatus Binatus sp. genome. Proteins encoded here:
- a CDS encoding CaiB/BaiF CoA-transferase family protein, with translation MSKPLEGIKVVEIAQEIQGPFASLFLADMGADVIKIENKETGDLSRWMLTSLIGGPDVKNPTVSHYFIAMNRGKRSITADLKKPDAIEMVRRMLKSYDVLVTNYRPGVLDRLGLGYEDARKLNPRIVYGQGSSWGPKGPWVTRPSRDTLAQAASGVMAKTGMPNDPPLAAGMFIADHSGALSLANGILAALFARERTGQGQKVDASIYGTMIAMQGMEINYTSISGVEPERAGRGHQFLHGVWGAFPTSDGHICIAGVDEKRWPSFCRILGIQHLEKDPEFSDNVIRNFHGDKIQKVLDEIFPKKTSQQWLKELTDADILATEVVDYKTMLKSEQARVNGYLLELDHPVAGKVLVSGTPVTMNGEVTTEARMPPEHGQHSEEILLELGYSWEEIGALRDSGAI
- a CDS encoding class I SAM-dependent methyltransferase, with the translated sequence MEPSIYEYPEIFRHAHLESPGEIPAEVEFLKLILARHIKRPVRRMLDIGCGDSPHGVRIARAGIEVVGIDRSREMIAAGRKNSRDLPNIRFYQRAIEKFSLPERPFDAAIFMCETFPVIATNADLLSHLKSVGKLMRRGGIYCIDIDRQDIERRPRRRKLWRKRDASARGIPLKIREFNRPLPWHSPLHSIYELECAIEFPAGRVVTRDLIPVRFTLPSTLELAALASGMFEMAAAYADLSFDKPIEQCRYRWWGVLKRV
- a CDS encoding histidine phosphatase family protein, yielding MKITSEHGARLFLVRHGETEGESSIRYHGRNDIALSDLGRAQMRAARIHLESVRERAPFSRIFSSPLMRASESARIIAGGSTALDIIDDFAEVHFGLFEGLTAGEISERFPEEFARWNLDRLAPGYTYPEGENRTAFVQRVERGVDRMLEIWTAHRAHAEDREPHDALVVAHRGVIRAIVRKLSGAQPTVELASIHILHFGDRWHPHALDIVEHLASTRHHSK
- a CDS encoding DUF1015 domain-containing protein yields the protein MSALGQRIEPFRPLLYNRKLAGEPATVVAPPYDLIGAARQNQLYDRSRYNVVRLEFGRDADRYSAAHKTLREWLDAKVLERAPRPAIYHYRQSFDVEGRLIHRTGYIARVKLEEFGHGRILPHEKTFPAAKEDRLKLLQAIAVNTSSIFGLYSGAHPELDRLRESVAAREPLFDFEDDLGMRNELRAIDQPGEIAAIQRELESSRILIADGHHRYETALNYRRERSAANPSSEPRPYDYTMMTLVACDDPGLVILPTHRVVKSLAADAIALFAEHARENFDVEEIAKRDAFRAKMDEAAHGTIGVALKGTRNFFILRLRDRAALESALPGIPREVRELDVSVLHALILDQIFGIKPGEVRKGGNIEYTIETGGALGAVAQGRADGAFIMTPPSIQDVERVSDAGATMPEKSTYFYPKLLTGLVMNPIFDSD